From the genome of Halomonas sp. I5-271120, one region includes:
- the hflX gene encoding ribosome rescue GTPase HflX: MFFERPDAGETAILVHVDFQDEKEREDPGEFLELVRSAGAEPATLMQGSRSRPDSRTFIGSGKLEELKELREIHHAELVIFNHALSPSQQRNVEQALKCRVLDRTGLILDIFAQRARTHEGKLQVELAQLEYMSTRLVRGWTHLERQKGGIGLRGPGETQLETDRRLLRGRIKSIHKRLDKVRSQREQNRRARAKAEIPSVSLVGYTNAGKSTLFNSVTEASVFAADQLFATLDPTLRRLEIDDVGPVVLADTVGFIRHLPHKLVEAFRATLQEAAEASLLVHVIDAADPDRELNVAQVEGVLEEIGADEVPCLRVMNKIDLFDSAPRIERDGEGRPMSVWVSAQQGLGLDLLQQALSECLAEDVLDTSLALSPEQGKLRAGLHELGAVREEHFDEQGRSLLDIRLPRREFMQLMARLGEKAETYLPPEEQEKPVWEP, encoded by the coding sequence TTGTTTTTTGAACGTCCCGACGCCGGAGAGACGGCGATCCTCGTCCATGTCGACTTCCAGGACGAGAAGGAGCGCGAAGACCCGGGGGAATTCCTCGAGCTTGTGCGCTCCGCTGGTGCCGAGCCGGCTACCCTGATGCAGGGCAGCCGGAGCCGGCCCGATTCCCGCACATTCATCGGTAGTGGCAAGCTCGAGGAGCTCAAGGAGCTGCGCGAGATTCACCACGCCGAATTGGTGATCTTCAACCACGCCCTGAGTCCTTCCCAGCAGCGCAACGTCGAGCAGGCGTTGAAGTGCCGGGTGCTCGACCGTACCGGGTTGATCCTCGATATCTTCGCCCAGCGTGCGCGGACCCATGAAGGCAAGCTGCAGGTCGAACTGGCCCAGCTCGAGTACATGTCCACGCGCCTGGTGCGCGGCTGGACCCACCTCGAGCGCCAGAAGGGCGGTATCGGTCTGCGCGGGCCGGGTGAAACCCAGCTCGAGACCGACCGTCGTCTGCTGCGCGGGCGTATCAAGTCGATTCATAAACGGCTCGACAAGGTGCGCTCCCAGCGTGAGCAGAATCGTCGTGCGCGCGCCAAGGCGGAGATCCCCAGCGTTTCGCTGGTGGGCTACACCAACGCCGGCAAGTCCACGCTGTTCAACAGCGTGACCGAGGCCAGCGTGTTCGCCGCCGACCAGCTCTTCGCGACGCTTGATCCGACCCTGCGCCGGCTCGAGATCGACGATGTAGGACCGGTGGTGCTGGCCGATACCGTGGGCTTCATCCGCCACCTGCCGCACAAGTTGGTCGAAGCCTTTCGTGCCACCCTGCAGGAGGCCGCCGAGGCCAGCCTGCTGGTGCATGTGATCGATGCCGCCGACCCGGATCGTGAGCTCAACGTGGCCCAGGTCGAAGGCGTGCTAGAGGAAATCGGTGCCGATGAGGTGCCGTGCCTGAGGGTGATGAACAAGATCGACCTGTTCGACAGTGCGCCACGCATCGAACGTGACGGCGAGGGTCGCCCCATGTCGGTATGGGTGTCGGCCCAGCAGGGCCTGGGGCTCGATCTTTTGCAGCAGGCGCTTTCCGAGTGCCTCGCCGAGGACGTGCTGGACACCTCTCTGGCGCTGTCGCCCGAGCAGGGCAAGCTGCGTGCCGGCCTGCATGAGCTGGGTGCCGTTCGCGAGGAGCATTTCGATGAGCAGGGTCGCTCGCTGCTCGATATCCGCCTGCCCAGGCGTGAGTTCATGCAGCTGATGGCGCGCCTCGGCGAGAAGGCCGAGACCTACCTGCCTCCCGAAGAGCAGGAAAAACCGGTCTGGGAGCCTTGA
- the hfq gene encoding RNA chaperone Hfq: MSKGQSLQDPYLNILRKERIPVSIFLVNGIKLQGQIESFDQFVILLRNTVSQMVYKHAISTVVPSRNVRLPAQDTAVAQES; encoded by the coding sequence ATGTCCAAGGGGCAATCCCTCCAAGACCCGTACCTGAATATTCTGCGCAAGGAGCGCATTCCGGTATCGATCTTCTTGGTCAACGGTATCAAGTTGCAGGGACAGATCGAGTCCTTCGATCAGTTCGTGATCCTGCTGCGCAATACTGTCAGCCAGATGGTGTACAAGCACGCAATCTCGACGGTCGTGCCGTCGCGCAACGTGCGCCTGCCTGCCCAGGATACTGCGGTGGCCCAGGAAAGCTGA
- the miaA gene encoding tRNA (adenosine(37)-N6)-dimethylallyltransferase MiaA, producing the protein MTTTGEADNRPLAILLMGPTAAGKTDLAMALHERLGCELISVDSAMVYRGMDIGTAKPSAEELARAPHRLIDIRDPADPYSAEDFRQDALREMAAISETGGIPLLVGGTMMYYKHLTEGVANLPSSDPEVRAGIEALAAEGGLSAVHEALAEVDPASAQRIHVNDPQRLMRALEVQRISGRAMTELWREQRRETFPYRTLSIAVSPSERAVLHWRIAQRFDAMLAGDFLEEVAALRERVDLHPGLPSMKSVGYRQAWEHLDGHYGREEFRERGVIATRQLAKRQLTWLRRWPDLHWVDSQGADPLEEVLNLVRHCET; encoded by the coding sequence ATGACAACGACCGGCGAGGCGGACAACCGCCCGCTGGCGATCCTGCTGATGGGCCCTACCGCCGCCGGCAAGACCGATCTAGCCATGGCACTGCACGAGCGCCTGGGCTGCGAGCTGATCAGCGTCGACTCGGCGATGGTCTACCGCGGTATGGATATTGGCACCGCCAAACCAAGCGCCGAGGAGCTCGCCCGGGCGCCGCACCGGCTGATCGATATCCGCGACCCGGCCGATCCCTATTCGGCGGAGGATTTTCGTCAGGATGCCTTGCGCGAGATGGCAGCCATCAGCGAGACCGGCGGCATTCCGCTGCTGGTCGGCGGCACCATGATGTATTACAAGCACCTCACCGAGGGGGTGGCCAACCTGCCGAGCAGCGATCCCGAGGTGCGCGCCGGCATCGAGGCACTGGCTGCCGAGGGCGGGCTTTCCGCTGTGCATGAGGCGCTAGCCGAGGTCGATCCGGCATCGGCGCAGCGCATCCATGTCAACGATCCCCAGCGGCTGATGCGGGCGCTGGAAGTGCAGCGCATCAGCGGCCGAGCGATGACAGAGCTATGGCGAGAGCAGCGCCGTGAAACCTTTCCCTACCGTACGTTGTCAATCGCCGTGTCACCCAGCGAGCGTGCCGTGCTTCACTGGCGTATCGCCCAGCGCTTCGATGCCATGCTGGCGGGCGATTTCCTCGAAGAAGTCGCCGCCCTGCGTGAGCGTGTCGATCTGCATCCGGGGCTGCCTTCGATGAAGAGCGTCGGTTATCGACAGGCATGGGAGCATCTGGACGGTCACTACGGCCGGGAGGAGTTTCGCGAGCGAGGGGTGATTGCCACCCGTCAGCTGGCCAAGCGCCAGTTGACCTGGCTGCGCCGCTGGCCCGACCTGCATTGGGTCGACAGCCAGGGCGCAGACCCGCTCGAAGAGGTTCTGAATCTCGTGCGCCACTGCGAGACATAG
- the mutL gene encoding DNA mismatch repair endonuclease MutL, whose amino-acid sequence MTDRHAIQVLDPRLANQISAGEVVERPASVIKELVENAIDAGSRRIELELEAGGARLIKVRDDGSGISEDDLPLALARHATSKITSLDDLEGVASLGFRGEALASISAVSRLELTSNVTDDPREGWRVVAEGRRMEPRVTPAPHPRGTSVIVRDLFFNTPARRKFLRTEKTEFGHVEEGFRRLALSRFDIGWTLRHNQKTLHQLRPGDDGASRERRIGALLGNKFLENALHLDIEASGLRLWGWVGLPTHSRAQADQQYFFVNGRVVRDRLVAHAVRQAYRDVLFHGRHPVFVLYLELDPSVVDVNVHPTKHEVRFRDGRLVHDFLFSSLHRALGEVRPNSDAPGADEVAGESGAVSAVDGEGGAQGVSQSGSVDGGASESGDAGRWQQQPMALRPSSDERHPGANKVREFMAGYHALHPDHEESLLTPQTMPPGGVAAGTALAEREEVRAAREPAPPMPEDDATQAPPMGYAVAQLHGVYILAQTERGMVVVDMHAAHERITYERMKTQVHGDALEAQPLLVPVSLAASPAEVATAESEREAFTRLGVELDVAGPETLLVRQVPTLLADADVEPLIRDMLGDLERYGRSDRLEAHINELLSTMACHGSVRANRRLSIAEMNALLRDMERTERSGQCNHGRPTWFEMSMHELDKRFLRGQ is encoded by the coding sequence ATGACAGACAGGCATGCCATCCAGGTGCTCGATCCGCGCTTGGCCAACCAGATTTCCGCCGGTGAGGTGGTCGAGCGTCCGGCCTCGGTGATCAAGGAACTCGTCGAGAACGCCATCGATGCCGGCAGCCGGCGCATCGAGCTGGAGCTCGAGGCGGGCGGTGCGCGGCTGATCAAGGTGCGCGACGATGGCTCCGGCATCAGCGAGGATGACCTGCCGCTGGCCTTGGCACGCCATGCGACCAGCAAGATCACCTCGCTCGATGACCTCGAAGGGGTGGCGAGCCTGGGGTTTCGCGGCGAGGCGCTGGCGTCGATCAGCGCGGTGTCACGGCTGGAGCTGACCTCAAACGTTACCGACGACCCGCGAGAGGGCTGGCGGGTGGTGGCCGAGGGGCGGCGCATGGAGCCCCGGGTCACGCCGGCACCGCATCCTCGCGGTACCTCGGTCATCGTGCGCGACCTGTTTTTCAATACCCCGGCGCGACGCAAGTTCCTGCGTACTGAAAAGACCGAGTTCGGTCATGTCGAAGAAGGGTTTCGGCGCCTGGCGCTGTCGCGTTTCGACATCGGCTGGACCCTGCGGCACAACCAGAAGACCCTGCACCAGCTTCGCCCCGGTGATGACGGTGCATCCCGAGAGCGTCGCATCGGCGCGCTGCTCGGCAACAAGTTCCTGGAAAACGCCCTGCATCTGGATATCGAGGCCAGTGGCCTGCGACTGTGGGGCTGGGTAGGGCTACCAACGCATTCTCGCGCCCAGGCCGATCAGCAGTATTTCTTCGTCAATGGCCGGGTGGTCCGCGATCGACTGGTGGCCCACGCGGTTCGTCAGGCCTATCGGGACGTGCTTTTCCACGGCCGTCACCCGGTGTTCGTGCTCTATCTGGAGCTCGACCCTTCGGTGGTCGATGTCAACGTGCATCCCACCAAGCATGAGGTGCGCTTCCGTGATGGCCGCCTGGTGCATGACTTCCTGTTCTCGAGCCTGCATCGGGCGCTTGGCGAGGTGCGCCCCAACAGCGATGCTCCCGGTGCAGATGAAGTGGCGGGTGAGTCAGGCGCTGTGTCTGCGGTCGATGGTGAGGGAGGTGCCCAGGGCGTGTCTCAGTCTGGCTCAGTTGACGGTGGGGCAAGCGAGTCGGGCGATGCCGGTCGCTGGCAGCAGCAGCCGATGGCGCTGCGCCCGTCAAGCGACGAGCGCCACCCCGGCGCCAATAAGGTTCGCGAATTCATGGCCGGCTACCACGCTCTGCACCCGGATCATGAAGAGAGCCTGCTGACCCCACAGACCATGCCGCCCGGAGGCGTGGCCGCCGGCACGGCACTCGCCGAGCGGGAAGAGGTCAGAGCTGCCCGAGAGCCCGCACCACCGATGCCCGAAGACGATGCCACACAAGCGCCGCCCATGGGCTATGCCGTTGCCCAGCTGCACGGTGTCTATATTCTCGCTCAGACCGAGCGGGGCATGGTGGTCGTGGATATGCATGCGGCCCATGAGCGAATCACCTATGAGCGCATGAAGACTCAGGTGCACGGCGATGCCCTCGAGGCGCAGCCGCTGCTGGTGCCGGTGTCGCTGGCGGCGAGCCCTGCCGAGGTGGCCACCGCCGAATCAGAGCGCGAGGCCTTCACTCGCCTGGGGGTCGAGCTCGACGTGGCGGGCCCCGAGACGCTGCTGGTGCGTCAGGTGCCGACCCTGCTCGCCGATGCCGATGTCGAGCCGCTGATTCGTGACATGCTCGGCGACCTCGAACGCTACGGCCGTTCGGATCGTCTCGAGGCCCATATCAACGAGCTGCTCTCGACCATGGCCTGCCATGGCAGCGTGCGTGCCAACCGGCGGCTGTCGATCGCCGAAATGAACGCCCTGCTGCGTGACATGGAGCGTACCGAGCGCAGCGGTCAGTGCAATCATGGTCGCCCGACCTGGTTCGAGATGTCGATGCACGAGCTCGACAAGCGTTTCCTGCGGGGGCAATGA
- a CDS encoding N-acetylmuramoyl-L-alanine amidase produces MNVIATLSGVGRRYLKRLASTALLLAVTWCALTGPALAADVDNMRLWAAPDHARLVFDLSSPVDADVFTLENPDRLVIDLADSKLQADSATLNLDGSAITAVRTGVRAGNDLRVVLDLERRVEPRHFSLSPNDQYGHRLVVDLEYPGESAVKDPIEDMIRAQEQNAQPAQATSQASAAPHPKRDIIIAVDAGHGGEDPGAIGSRGTREKDVVLDIARSLKRIIDAAPGFRAVMIRDSDYYVGLRERTRIAREQKADFFVSIHADAFSSARPKGSSVFALSQRGATSETAKWLANSENRADLIGGVDGNLSLRDKDEVLRGVLLDLTMTATLNDSLAIGGQVLDRLKQVNPLHKPRVEQAGFVVLKSPDIPSLLVETGFISNPQEERRLSDPSHQRKLAQAVFSGIEAHFTRNPPPGSLLAWQRDQGRGQASNEYRIQPGDTLSEIAARHQVPVAMLKQANQINGDDIRVGQVLRIPRS; encoded by the coding sequence ATGAATGTGATTGCTACCCTTTCAGGCGTCGGGCGGCGCTACCTCAAGCGTTTGGCCAGCACCGCGCTGCTGCTGGCAGTAACCTGGTGCGCCCTGACGGGGCCTGCCTTGGCCGCTGACGTCGACAACATGCGTCTGTGGGCGGCACCCGACCATGCCAGACTGGTGTTCGACCTGTCCTCGCCGGTCGATGCGGACGTTTTTACCCTAGAAAACCCTGACCGGCTGGTGATCGATCTCGCGGACAGCAAACTGCAGGCCGATAGTGCGACCCTGAACCTCGACGGTAGTGCCATCACCGCGGTGCGCACGGGCGTTCGAGCCGGCAACGATCTGCGGGTGGTGCTGGACCTCGAGCGCCGCGTCGAGCCACGCCACTTTTCCCTGAGTCCCAATGATCAGTATGGCCACCGTCTGGTGGTGGATCTCGAATACCCGGGCGAAAGCGCCGTCAAAGACCCGATCGAGGACATGATCCGCGCTCAGGAGCAGAACGCCCAGCCGGCCCAGGCGACCAGCCAGGCCAGTGCAGCGCCGCATCCCAAGCGCGACATCATCATCGCGGTGGATGCCGGCCACGGTGGGGAAGACCCGGGGGCCATTGGCAGCCGCGGTACACGCGAGAAAGATGTGGTGCTGGATATCGCCCGCTCCCTGAAGCGCATCATCGATGCCGCGCCGGGCTTTCGTGCGGTGATGATCCGTGACAGCGACTACTATGTCGGGCTCAGAGAGCGGACCCGCATCGCCCGCGAACAGAAGGCCGACTTCTTCGTCTCGATCCATGCCGATGCCTTCTCGAGTGCGAGGCCCAAGGGCAGCTCGGTATTTGCGCTGTCCCAGCGCGGCGCCACCTCGGAGACCGCCAAATGGCTCGCCAACAGCGAGAACCGCGCCGACTTGATCGGCGGGGTCGACGGCAACTTATCGTTGCGCGACAAGGATGAAGTGCTGCGTGGCGTGCTGCTGGACCTGACCATGACGGCGACCCTCAATGACTCCCTGGCCATCGGCGGGCAGGTGCTCGATCGCCTCAAGCAGGTCAATCCGCTGCACAAGCCTCGGGTCGAACAGGCGGGCTTCGTGGTGTTGAAGTCGCCGGATATTCCCTCGCTGCTGGTCGAGACCGGTTTTATCTCGAACCCTCAGGAAGAGCGCCGCCTGAGTGACCCATCCCACCAGCGCAAGCTGGCCCAGGCCGTCTTCTCCGGCATCGAGGCGCACTTCACCCGCAATCCGCCACCGGGCAGCCTGCTGGCTTGGCAGCGCGATCAGGGACGGGGGCAGGCCAGCAATGAGTACCGCATCCAGCCCGGCGACACCCTCTCCGAAATCGCCGCCCGCCATCAGGTGCCGGTTGCCATGCTCAAGCAGGCCAACCAGATCAACGGTGACGATATCCGAGTGGGCCAGGTGCTGCGTATACCGCGTTCCTGA
- the tsaE gene encoding tRNA (adenosine(37)-N6)-threonylcarbamoyltransferase complex ATPase subunit type 1 TsaE encodes MRVILPDEQTQVAFGEALGLALKGRGQVHLEGELGAGKTTLTRGVLRAYGHKGAVKSPTYTLVEPYELGDVHIQHFDLYRLGDPEELEFTGARDLLGDDQLSLIEWPSRGAGWLPVPDLRVCLEVLPSGRSALLDADSEWGRVVLARLADWPPNKDVSTTP; translated from the coding sequence ATGCGCGTGATACTTCCGGATGAACAGACTCAGGTCGCCTTCGGCGAGGCTCTTGGGCTAGCCCTCAAGGGCCGCGGGCAGGTCCATCTGGAAGGTGAACTGGGTGCCGGCAAGACCACCTTGACTCGCGGTGTGCTGCGCGCGTATGGGCACAAGGGTGCGGTCAAGAGCCCGACCTACACGCTGGTCGAACCTTATGAGCTCGGCGACGTCCATATTCAACACTTTGACCTTTATCGGCTGGGCGATCCCGAGGAGCTCGAGTTCACGGGGGCCCGGGACCTCTTGGGCGATGACCAGTTGAGCCTGATCGAGTGGCCGAGCCGGGGTGCCGGCTGGCTGCCGGTGCCGGATCTGCGTGTCTGTCTCGAGGTGTTGCCCTCCGGGCGCAGTGCCTTGCTCGATGCCGACAGCGAGTGGGGGCGGGTGGTGCTTGCGCGGCTCGCCGACTGGCCCCCCAATAAGGATGTTTCGACGACACCATGA
- a CDS encoding NAD(P)H-hydrate dehydratase, translating to MQNEAGRPLYRAAQVRELDKRTIAAGIKGFALMQRAAMAAYRGLRQRWPAVRHLSVLCGAGNNAGDGYVIAALAALDGLEVQLYSLRDPGSLEGDAGRAVEMARQAGVGISPWQPQAALDGELIVDALLGTGLAGEVREPFASAIDAINASARPVLSVDIPSGLSADTGAAMGSAVRAHLTITFIADKLGLQTGAGPACCGEVQFESLGVASLDHDDIEPAAWRLGAETALPPRAQDSHKGDFGHVLVIGGAPGFGGAALLASQTAARLGAGKVSLATAPEHVTASLVRCPEVMVHGVHSANDLGRLLSAATVLVVGPGLGVGAWGQAMLRVALDAGKPLVVDADALTLLVSLWPSLRREDWLLTPHPGEAARLLASSGAEIQADRPAAARALVDRYGGAVVLKGSGSLIADGKGLAVCPFGNPGMASGGMGDALSGMLGALIAQGLTLSAAARLGVVLHARAADQAAAAGGERGLLAGDLASYARRLINGRTNDARDTSG from the coding sequence ATGCAGAACGAGGCAGGACGCCCGCTCTATCGAGCCGCTCAGGTAAGGGAGCTGGACAAGCGCACTATCGCCGCGGGCATAAAGGGGTTTGCGCTGATGCAGCGTGCCGCCATGGCGGCCTATCGTGGGCTGCGCCAGCGCTGGCCGGCGGTCAGGCATTTGAGCGTGCTGTGCGGCGCCGGCAACAACGCCGGTGACGGCTATGTGATCGCCGCCCTGGCGGCCCTCGATGGCCTCGAGGTGCAACTCTATAGTCTTCGCGATCCTGGGTCGCTCGAGGGTGATGCCGGCCGGGCGGTGGAGATGGCCCGCCAGGCGGGCGTCGGCATCAGCCCCTGGCAGCCCCAGGCCGCGCTCGACGGCGAGCTGATCGTCGATGCGCTGCTGGGCACAGGGCTTGCCGGCGAGGTGCGTGAGCCCTTTGCTTCGGCAATCGACGCGATCAATGCTAGCGCGCGACCGGTTTTATCGGTGGATATTCCCTCAGGGCTCTCGGCGGACACGGGGGCGGCGATGGGCTCGGCGGTGCGGGCTCATCTGACTATCACCTTTATCGCCGATAAGCTCGGTTTACAGACCGGTGCCGGTCCGGCCTGCTGCGGCGAGGTGCAGTTCGAGTCGCTGGGCGTCGCGTCACTTGATCATGACGATATCGAACCGGCGGCCTGGCGGCTGGGTGCTGAGACAGCCCTGCCGCCTCGTGCCCAGGATAGCCACAAGGGTGACTTCGGCCATGTGCTGGTGATCGGCGGCGCGCCGGGTTTTGGCGGGGCCGCGCTGCTTGCGAGTCAAACCGCGGCACGATTGGGTGCCGGCAAGGTGAGCCTGGCTACTGCCCCTGAACACGTCACGGCGAGCCTTGTGCGCTGTCCGGAGGTGATGGTGCATGGCGTACACAGCGCCAACGATCTGGGCAGGCTGTTGAGCGCTGCGACGGTGTTGGTCGTGGGTCCTGGGCTGGGGGTTGGTGCCTGGGGTCAGGCCATGCTGCGGGTGGCGCTGGACGCTGGCAAGCCGCTGGTGGTGGATGCCGACGCCCTGACCCTGCTGGTCAGCCTCTGGCCTTCGCTCAGGCGAGAGGACTGGCTGCTGACACCGCATCCCGGCGAGGCGGCGAGGCTGCTTGCCAGCAGCGGGGCAGAGATTCAGGCCGACCGTCCGGCGGCGGCAAGGGCCTTGGTCGATCGCTATGGTGGTGCGGTGGTGCTCAAGGGCTCCGGCAGCTTGATCGCCGATGGCAAGGGCCTGGCGGTGTGCCCCTTTGGCAACCCTGGCATGGCCAGTGGCGGCATGGGGGATGCCCTATCCGGCATGCTGGGGGCCTTGATCGCCCAGGGGCTCACCCTGTCGGCGGCCGCTCGGCTTGGCGTAGTGCTGCACGCGCGAGCGGCGGATCAGGCCGCGGCGGCCGGCGGGGAGCGTGGTTTGCTGGCCGGTGATCTGGCATCCTATGCGCGACGATTGATCAATGGCAGGACAAACGATGCGCGTGATACTTCCGGATGA
- the queG gene encoding tRNA epoxyqueuosine(34) reductase QueG, protein MSTTASQQAPSAQQASSGAKALSDADLAALAAKIKVWGRELGFQELGITDTDLSSHERYLERWLAAGYHGEMGFMEKHGTKRTRPEELVPGTLRVISARMDYLPPEVETTKVLGKPDIAYVSRYALGRDYHKLIRKRLATLAKRIEAEVGAFGYRAFVDSAPVMERALAQKAGLGWFGKNAMLLNPQAGSLFFLGELYTDLPLPVDAPFETEHCGKCSSCRTACPTGAIVDDKVVDSRRCISYLTIELHGAIPEQYREAMGNRVYGCDDCQLVCPFTRFTRASQEEDFAPRHDLDRIALTRLFAWSEEEFLDKTAGSAIRRIGYERWLRNLAVGLGNAPWSETVEAALKARLAYPSDLVREHVRWALERQRDKRAQRIL, encoded by the coding sequence ATGTCGACCACTGCCTCCCAACAAGCGCCATCAGCCCAACAAGCGTCATCTGGCGCAAAAGCGCTATCCGATGCCGACCTGGCCGCACTCGCTGCCAAGATCAAGGTCTGGGGGCGCGAACTGGGCTTTCAGGAACTCGGCATCACCGACACGGACCTCTCCAGCCACGAGCGCTATCTCGAGCGCTGGCTGGCGGCGGGATATCATGGCGAGATGGGCTTCATGGAGAAGCACGGCACCAAGCGCACCCGCCCGGAAGAGCTAGTGCCCGGAACGCTGCGCGTAATCAGCGCACGCATGGACTACCTGCCCCCGGAGGTCGAGACCACCAAGGTGCTGGGCAAGCCAGACATCGCCTATGTCTCGCGCTACGCACTGGGCCGTGACTATCACAAGCTGATCAGAAAGCGCCTGGCCACCCTTGCCAAGCGCATCGAGGCCGAGGTGGGAGCCTTCGGTTACCGAGCCTTCGTCGATTCGGCACCGGTGATGGAGCGGGCCCTGGCACAGAAGGCCGGGCTCGGCTGGTTCGGCAAGAACGCCATGCTGCTCAACCCACAGGCGGGCTCGCTGTTTTTCCTCGGTGAGCTCTACACCGACCTGCCGCTGCCGGTTGATGCGCCCTTCGAGACCGAGCACTGCGGCAAGTGCTCATCCTGCCGCACCGCCTGCCCCACCGGGGCCATCGTCGACGACAAGGTCGTCGACTCCAGGCGCTGCATTTCCTACCTGACCATTGAGCTGCACGGTGCCATTCCCGAGCAATACCGGGAGGCGATGGGCAATCGAGTCTACGGCTGCGACGACTGCCAGCTGGTCTGCCCCTTCACCCGCTTCACCCGGGCCAGTCAGGAAGAGGACTTCGCGCCCCGCCATGACCTAGACCGCATCGCACTGACTCGGCTGTTCGCCTGGAGTGAAGAAGAGTTCCTGGACAAGACCGCGGGCAGTGCGATTCGGCGCATCGGCTACGAGCGCTGGCTGCGCAACCTGGCAGTGGGGCTTGGCAACGCGCCCTGGAGCGAGACCGTGGAGGCCGCGCTCAAGGCGCGGCTGGCCTACCCCTCAGATCTGGTGCGCGAGCATGTGCGCTGGGCGCTTGAACGCCAGCGTGACAAACGCGCCCAGCGGATTCTCTAG
- the orn gene encoding oligoribonuclease, with product MADEQGAPRNDRLIWIDLEMTGLDPNRERIIEIATLITDSELNLIAEGPALAVHQSDALLNGMDDWNQKTHGDSGLIERVRKSSIDTAAAERQTLEFLAAHVVPGTSPMCGNSVHQDRRFLEREMPELLAFFHYRNIDPSTLKELAKRWNPGALAGFEKKGTHQALDDIRESVAELAHYRRTFLQPPNLVRDEEE from the coding sequence ATGGCCGATGAGCAAGGCGCGCCGCGTAATGACCGTTTGATCTGGATCGATCTGGAAATGACCGGTCTGGACCCTAATCGCGAGCGCATCATCGAGATCGCCACCCTGATCACCGACAGCGAGCTGAACCTGATCGCGGAAGGCCCGGCGCTGGCTGTTCATCAGTCTGACGCCCTGTTGAATGGCATGGATGATTGGAACCAGAAGACCCATGGCGATTCGGGGTTGATCGAGCGCGTCAGGAAAAGCTCCATCGACACCGCCGCCGCCGAGCGCCAGACCCTCGAATTCCTGGCCGCTCACGTGGTGCCGGGCACTTCGCCGATGTGTGGCAACAGCGTGCACCAGGACCGGCGCTTCCTGGAGCGCGAGATGCCCGAGCTGCTGGCCTTCTTCCACTATCGCAACATCGATCCCTCGACCCTCAAGGAACTGGCCAAGCGCTGGAACCCGGGCGCTCTTGCGGGGTTCGAGAAGAAGGGCACTCACCAGGCACTGGATGACATTCGCGAATCCGTCGCCGAGCTTGCCCACTATCGCCGGACCTTCCTGCAGCCGCCGAACCTGGTGCGGGACGAGGAAGAGTAA
- the rsgA gene encoding small ribosomal subunit biogenesis GTPase RsgA, translated as MSKRKLTRQQRWRIEKIQAERTKRASRHDVDDDAALGAGEYGPEREGRVIAHFGRSLAVAASEDGTHYRCHLRANLESLVTGDRVVWRLGEEGSGVVVARGERDNVLERPDARGQLKPVAANIDQILIVFAVEPAPHANLIDRYLVAAEATGIAPVLVLNKIDLLPDDGGELKALLDRYEALGYPVVEATTQRPDGLDALHARLTERTSVFVGQSGVGKSSLIDRLLPDEALRIGALSEDSRKGTHTTTTARLYRLPSPVADDGGELIDSPGIREFGLGHLTEDEVTQGFIEFRDHLGHCRFRDCRHRQEPGCALLAAVERGDIEAARFDSYRRILESLNTPGH; from the coding sequence ATGAGCAAACGCAAGTTAACCCGCCAGCAGCGCTGGCGCATCGAGAAGATCCAGGCCGAGCGCACCAAGCGTGCGAGCCGCCACGACGTCGATGACGACGCCGCCCTCGGCGCCGGCGAGTACGGCCCCGAACGCGAGGGTCGGGTGATCGCACACTTCGGCCGCAGCCTGGCCGTCGCCGCAAGCGAAGATGGCACCCACTACCGCTGCCACCTGCGCGCCAACCTCGAGAGCCTGGTCACCGGCGACCGGGTGGTATGGCGCCTGGGGGAAGAAGGCAGCGGCGTCGTGGTGGCGCGGGGTGAGCGCGACAACGTACTCGAACGCCCCGATGCCCGTGGTCAGCTCAAGCCGGTGGCGGCCAATATCGACCAGATCCTGATCGTCTTCGCCGTCGAGCCGGCTCCGCATGCCAACCTGATCGATCGCTACCTGGTGGCCGCCGAGGCCACCGGCATTGCGCCTGTGCTGGTGCTCAACAAGATCGACCTGCTGCCCGACGATGGCGGTGAGCTCAAGGCACTGCTTGACCGCTATGAAGCGCTGGGCTATCCGGTAGTCGAGGCGACTACCCAGCGCCCGGACGGCCTGGATGCCCTGCACGCCCGCCTGACCGAGCGAACCTCAGTGTTCGTCGGCCAGAGCGGGGTGGGTAAGTCCTCGCTTATCGACCGCCTGTTACCCGATGAAGCGCTGCGCATCGGCGCGCTCTCCGAGGATTCCCGCAAGGGCACCCACACGACCACCACCGCCCGCCTTTACCGGCTGCCCTCGCCTGTCGCGGATGACGGCGGTGAGCTGATCGACTCGCCGGGCATTCGCGAGTTCGGCCTGGGCCACCTGACCGAAGACGAAGTCACTCAGGGCTTTATCGAGTTTCGCGACCATCTCGGCCACTGCCGCTTTCGTGACTGTCGCCATCGCCAGGAGCCCGGCTGTGCCCTGCTGGCCGCCGTGGAGCGCGGCGATATCGAGGCGGCTCGCTTCGACAGCTACCGGCGCATCCTCGAAAGCCTCAACACCCCTGGCCACTGA